One window of the Prinia subflava isolate CZ2003 ecotype Zambia chromosome 1, Cam_Psub_1.2, whole genome shotgun sequence genome contains the following:
- the COMMD3 gene encoding COMM domain-containing protein 3, with the protein MELSPYAQGGWRLLGDPRRFPRRPFAALLRAAFRSLLDDPQAGLDDPDLKDIDPTVLKHCHAAAAMCILEAGKHKADISAISTCLEDCKLDKERIEQFCTEYQKNKDALEILLGSIGRSPLHITDVSWRLEYQIKNNQLHKTYQPSYLVTLNVENSDSGSHPDVSFSCTMEQLQDLVGKLKDAAKSLERATQM; encoded by the exons ATGGAGCTGTCGCCGTACGCGCAGGGCGGGTGGCGGCTGCTGGGCGACCCCCGCCGCTTCCCCCGCCGCCCGTTCGCCGCGCTCCTCCGCGCCGCCTTCCGCAGCCTCCTGGATGACCCGCAGGCCGGGCTGG atGATCCAGACCTGAAAGATATTGACCCTACAGTATTAAAACATTGCCATGCTGCGGCTGCAATGTGTATTCTGGAGGCAGGGAAACACAAAGCTGACATATCTGCTATAAG CACATGCCTGGAAGACTGCAAACTGGATAAAGAGAGAATAGAACAATTTTGCACCGAATATCAG AAAAACAAGGATGCATTGGAAATCCTATTGGGAAG CATAGGCAGATCTCCTCTTCACATAACTGATGTGTCTTGGCGCTTGGAGTATCAGATCAAG aacAATCAACTTCATAAAACTTATCAGCCTTCCTATTTGGTGACTTTAAACGTAGAG aaCAGTGATTCAGGATCACACCCAGATGTTAGTTTCAGTTGTACAATGGAGCAATTACAG GACTTAGTGGGAAAGCTAAAAGATGCTGCAAAAAGTCTAGAACGAGCAACTCAAATGTGA